One window of Quercus robur chromosome 5, dhQueRobu3.1, whole genome shotgun sequence genomic DNA carries:
- the LOC126727886 gene encoding uncharacterized protein LOC126727886 yields the protein MCKDLMNQSQHLQRVVDHFTTEQIANNRLQLKATIFIVRYLAFQAIAFRGQDESFSSLNRGNFHESLGIVTFWNEKVAEIIEKAPKNATYTSPRIQKEILHVFSAKVKKAIREEIGDAKFCIMVDEARDESMKEQMAVVFRYVDAEGFVKERFFGLIHAVNTAALTLKKGIYSLLSQYCLDIQNIRGQGYDGASNMRGMWNGLQALILNDCPYAYYIHCFVHRLQLALVKASKQVVPISHFFLTLLFLIKIVSASCKRNEQLKVANANEIARLIDLEELETGSGLNQIGTLQRPGETRWSSHFRSVSSLLRMFSSTVEVLQNIIDGAIDGENRAEGESAYEGLTSFEFVFILHLEKETMEITDKLCQALQSQSQDILNAMHLVSSTKALIQKFRDDGWDGLLTTVISFCEKHRIDVLDMNARYVARRGRARNQPDNVTNEHHYRINIFYATIDSQLQELNYRFNKDAMELLRLSSALEPREALKSFRISDLCLLVKNFYPQDFTDYDKQVLEKELYHFKHNVVQDSEFKKLKSLSELSQWLVRTGNSEHYKLVYRMVILVLTLPVSTATTERAFSAMKLVKTELRNKMEDDFLNDSLMLYIEKDIASTFSLDSIVDDFEDLKERRVPFS from the coding sequence ATGTGTAAGGATTTGATGAACCAATCGCAGCATTTGCAAAGAGTAGTTGATCATTTCACTACTGaacaaattgcaaataatcGGTTGCAATTGAAGGCCACAATTTTTATTGTGCGATATCTTGCCTTTCAAGCTATAGCTTTTAGAGGTCAAGATGAAAGTTTTAGTTCATTAAATCGTGGGAACTTTCATGAATCATTGGGTATTGTGACTTTTTGGAATGAGAAGGTTgctgaaataatagaaaaagctCCAAAAAATGCAACCTACACATCACCTAGGATTCAAAAGGAAATTCTACATGTTTTCTCAGCCAAAGTGAAGAAGGCCATTCGGGAAGAAATTGGTGATGCAAAGTTTTGCATAATGGTTGATGAAGCTCGTGATGAGTCCATGAAAGAGCAAATGGCTGTGGTGTTTAGATATGTTGATGCAGAAGGCTTTGTGAAAGAAcgcttttttgggcttattcaTGCTGTTAACACTGCAGCTTTGACTCTAAAGAAGGGGATATATTCTTTGTTATCTCAATATTGCttagatatacaaaatattcgAGGGCAAGGATATGATGGAGCAAGCAACATGCGAGGTATGTGGAATGGATTAcaagctttgattttgaatgattgcCCATATGCTTACTATATCCATTGTTTTGTACATCGCTTACAATTGGCATTAGTAAAAGCATCAAAACAAGTTGTTCCcattagtcatttttttcttacattgctTTTTCTGATCAAAATTGTTAGTGCTTCATGCAAGCGCAATGAGCAATTGAAAGTTGCCAATGCTAATGAAATAGCACGTTTGATTGATCTTGAAGAGCTTGAGACTGGAAGTGGACTTAATCAAATTGGCACTTTACAACGACCTGGAGAAACACGTTGGAGTTCACATTTTAGATCAGTTTCTAGCTTATTAAGGATGTTTAGTTCAACTgttgaagttttacaaaatataattgatgGTGCAATTGATGGAGAAAATCGGGCAGAAGGAGAGTCAGCTTATGAAGGTTTAacttcatttgaatttgttttcatcTTGCATCTTGAGAAGGAAACTATGGAGATCACTGATAAactttgtcaagctttgcaaAGCCAATCTCAAGACATTTTAAATGCTATGCATTTAGTTTCATCTACTAAAgcacttatccaaaaatttagagatgatGGATGGGATGGCTTACTCACCACTGTGATATCATTTTGTGAGAAGCATCGCATTGATGTCCTGGATATGAATGCTCGTTATGTTGCGAGGCGAGGTCGAGCTCGTAATCAACCAGATAACGTTACAAATGAGCATCATTATcgaataaatattttttatgctacaaTTGATTCTCAACTACAGGAACTAAATTATCGGTTTAATAAAGATGCAATGGAGTTGCTTAGGCTTAGCTCAGCTTTAGAACCTCGAGAGGCATTAAAATCTTTCAGAATTAGTGATCTTTGTTTGTTGGTAAAGAATTTCTATCCACAAGATTTCACAGATTATGACAAACAAGTGTTGGAGAAGGAGCTTTATCATTTTAAGCATAATGTAGTCCAAGATTCagagttcaaaaaattgaaaagtttatctGAGTTGTCTCAATGGTTAGTGAGAACTGGAAATTCAGAACACTACAAACTTGTTTATAGAATGGTGATACTTGTGCTTACTCTTCCAGTTTCTACTGCTACTACAGAGCGAGCATTTTCAGCTATGAAACTTGTCAAAACTGAACTTCGAAACAAAATGGAAGATGACTTTTTGAATGACTCTTTGATGTTATACATTGAAAAGGATATAGCTTCGACATTTAGTTTGGATTCAATAgtagatgattttgaagatttgaaagagCGTCGAGTTCCCTTTTCATAG
- the LOC126725274 gene encoding inositol oxygenase 1-like gives MQYMDYDAESERRQGVENFYHTNHIHQTYDFVKKMREQYGKLNRVEMSIWECCELLNEVVDESDPDLDEPQIEHLLQTAEAIRRDYPDEDWLHLTGLIHDLGKVLLLPSFGELPQWAVVGDTFPVGCAYDESIVHHKYFKENPDHYNPAYNTKYGVYFEGCGLNNVMMSWGHDDYMYLVAKENKTTLPSAGLFVIRYHSFYALHRSGAYKHLMNEEDVENLKWLQIFNKYDLYSKSKVRIDVEKVKPYYISLIEKYFPAKLKW, from the exons ATGCAATATATGGACTATGATGCTGAAAGTGAGAGACGGCAGGGCGTGGAGAACTTCTATCATACCAATCACATTCACCAGACTTATGACTTT GTTAAGAAGATGAGAGAACAGTATGGAAAATTGAACAGGGTGGAGATGAGCATATGGGAATGTTGTGAACTTCTTAATGAAGTTGTTGACGAGAGTGACCCAGACTTGGACGAGCCCCAAATTGAGCATTTGTTGCAAACCGCTGAAGCCATTAGAAGGGACTATCCTGATGAAGATTGGCTACACCTCACTGGCCTTATCCATG ATCTTGGAAAGGTGCTTCTTCTTCCTAGCTTTGGGGAACTTCCACAATGGGCTGTTGTTG GGGACACATTCCCAGTCGGCTGTGCTTATGATGAATCAATTGTCCATCACAAG TATTTCAAGGAAAATCCAGACCACTACAATCCTGCTTACAATACTAAATATGGAGTTTACTTTGAGGGATGTGGACTCAACAATGTAATGATGTCATGGGGACACGATGACTACATGTATTTG GTGGCCAAGGAAAATAAGACCACTCTACCTTCAGCAGGTCTTTTCGTCATCAGATACCACTCATTCTATG CCTTACATAGATCGGGGGCATATAAGCACTTAATGAATGAGGAGGATGTTGAGAATCTGAAATGGCTTCAAATATTCAA CAAATATGACCTCTATAGCAAAAGCAAAGTTCGAATTGATGTTGAGAAGGTCAAGCCATACTATATCTCTCTGATTGAAAAG TACTTCCCTGCAAAGCTAAAATGGTGA